From the genome of Deltaproteobacteria bacterium, one region includes:
- the ilvC gene encoding ketol-acid reductoisomerase: protein MVTIYREQDAKVELLKGKMIAILGYGSQGHAHANNLKESGMSVIVGLRAGGPSWGKAKAAKFQVLDVPAAVKKADIVMMLLPDELQGGIYRSEVAPNLKQGASLMFAHGFSIHFGQIVPRADVNVFMVAPKGPGHLVRSQYVKGEGVPALIAVHQDPSGISRDLALAYAAGIGAARAGVIETSFREETETDLFGEQAVLCGGATALVLAGYETLVEAGYAPEMAYFECLHELKLIVDLIYEGGISNMRYSISNTAQYGDLTRGPRVVSPETKAEMKRILEEIQSGSFAKEWMLENQANRPVFNALTRRGEEHPIEEVGRRLRALMPWMSKGRLVDKTKN, encoded by the coding sequence ATGGTCACCATTTACCGGGAGCAGGACGCCAAGGTGGAACTGCTCAAGGGAAAGATGATTGCGATTCTCGGGTACGGCAGCCAGGGGCACGCCCACGCGAACAACCTGAAGGAGAGCGGCATGTCCGTGATCGTGGGGCTGCGCGCCGGGGGCCCTTCGTGGGGGAAGGCGAAGGCGGCGAAGTTCCAGGTGCTGGACGTTCCGGCGGCGGTAAAAAAGGCCGATATCGTCATGATGCTCCTGCCGGACGAGCTGCAGGGGGGGATCTACCGGAGCGAGGTGGCGCCAAACCTGAAGCAGGGTGCGTCGCTCATGTTCGCCCACGGTTTCAGCATCCACTTCGGGCAGATCGTCCCCCGGGCCGACGTCAACGTCTTCATGGTCGCGCCGAAGGGGCCCGGGCACCTGGTCCGCTCCCAGTACGTCAAGGGCGAAGGGGTGCCGGCCCTGATCGCCGTCCACCAGGATCCGTCCGGAATCAGCCGGGATCTCGCGCTGGCGTACGCGGCGGGGATCGGCGCCGCGCGGGCCGGGGTCATCGAGACGTCCTTCCGGGAGGAGACGGAAACCGACCTCTTCGGGGAGCAGGCGGTTCTGTGCGGCGGCGCCACGGCGCTGGTGCTCGCGGGGTATGAAACGCTGGTGGAGGCCGGGTACGCGCCGGAGATGGCGTACTTCGAGTGCCTGCACGAGCTGAAACTGATCGTCGACCTCATCTACGAGGGCGGGATCTCCAACATGCGCTATTCGATCAGCAACACGGCGCAGTACGGCGACCTGACGCGCGGCCCCCGCGTCGTCTCTCCCGAGACGAAGGCGGAGATGAAGCGGATCCTCGAGGAGATCCAGAGCGGTTCCTTCGCGAAGGAGTGGATGCTCGAGAACCAGGCGAACCGCCCGGTCTTCAACGCCCTCACGCGCCGCGGCGAGGAGCACCCGATCGAGGAGGTCGGCCGCAGGCTTCGGGCGTTGATGCCTTGGATGTCGAAGGGGCGCCTCGTCGACAAGACGAAAAATTGA
- the ilvN gene encoding acetolactate synthase small subunit translates to MRHTISVLVENEFGVLSRVSGLFSGRGFNIESLCVAETMDPQVSRMTIVTSGNDQIIEQIMKQLNKLIPVLKVIDFTGVDTVDRELVLVKVNADVAGKQEVLRLVDIFRARIVDVAPRCYTIEMTGGEGKVLAFLQMLRPLGIREIVRTGKIAISRGM, encoded by the coding sequence ATGCGCCACACGATTTCCGTCCTGGTGGAGAACGAGTTCGGGGTGTTGAGCCGCGTCTCCGGGCTCTTCTCGGGGCGCGGGTTCAACATCGAATCGCTCTGCGTGGCGGAGACGATGGATCCTCAGGTCTCCCGGATGACGATCGTGACCAGCGGGAACGACCAGATCATCGAGCAGATCATGAAGCAGCTGAACAAGCTCATCCCGGTGCTGAAGGTGATCGACTTCACGGGAGTGGACACGGTCGACCGGGAGCTGGTGCTCGTGAAAGTGAACGCCGACGTGGCCGGGAAGCAGGAGGTGCTCCGGTTAGTCGACATCTTCCGCGCCAGGATCGTCGACGTCGCGCCGCGCTGCTACACGATCGAGATGACGGGGGGCGAGGGAAAGGTGCTGGCCTTCCTGCAGATGCTCCGACCGCTGGGCATCCGCGAGATCGTGCGGACCGGCAAGATCGCCATCTCCCGCGGGATGTAG